The stretch of DNA GGACGAGATCATCGCCAGCGCCCACGCCTGGCGCACAGGCCACCCGCAGGGCTACGCGCGCTGATCGGGCTGCGTGGCACGAAGCTTGCGATCTCCGCGATGGCCGGTGTACCCCGCCGAACGCTATCGCCATGGAAAAAACGCAGCTCACCGTCGCGGAACTCTCCTCGCTGCTCCGCATGATCCAGGTCATTCCGGAGGCCGACAATGTCGGCCGCATCCACCGCATGTTGCTGGCCTTCTGCACGGCATGGCGGACCATCGGCGTGCGCCGCGCCTTCCTGATGCTGGTGGACGAACCCGCCCACATGGTGCGCGGGCACCTGGCCGCCGAGCAGACACCAGCCGGCGATGAGCCGGCCGCGTCGTCCTTCGAGGCGCTGGCCCGGCGCGTGGTGGAGAGCACGCAGAACGCCGACACCAGTGATCTCACCCTCAAGACGCGCACCTTCACGGTTCCGCTCGACTGGCAGCGCTGCGGTGTCGCCAAGGCATCCGTCACCGGCGTGCCGCTGCTGGCGGACCGGCGCATGAGCGAGTTCGGCAGCGACCCGTTCTTCGACTTCTTCGACACCGGTGCCTACATCGCCATCCCGCTGCGCGTGCGCGGCAAGGTGGCCGCGGTGCTCGCCGCCGACCATGGCGCTTCTTCGCAGTCCATCGCGGTCGAAGACATTTCGCTCGTATACAGCATGGCGCAGCAGGCCGCCACCGCCATCGAACGCCTGCATGAGACCAGCGACAACGCGCGCAAGTTCAGGGTGCTGCGCAAGCTTCAGGACATCCTCGCCGCCGCCGAGGATTCGCGCCGTTTCGGAGATTCGCTCTCGGCCATGCTCTCCATGGTGTCCCGCGCCGCCGGCGGACACGGCGTGTTGCTCAAGGACCTGGTGCGCAACCGGACCACACATGTCAAATCGGTGGACGACCTGGAGCGCGACACCCGCGAAAGCGACATCGCACTCACCAATTGTTTTGACGACATCCTCGACCGTGTTGCCGGTGCGGGCCGGTCGTTGCGCGGCGACGCCGGCCACCCGCTGCTCAATGACGAAGCGATCCAGTCCGTTCGCTACTTCCTCGCGCTGCCGCTGGCGGCCGGGGGTGAATGCCTGGGCGCGGTTGCCGTCTACGCGGAGTCCCGCCCCGGCGGTGAGGAACGGACGGAGTTTCCCGCGCGGGACCGGCTCTTCCTGGAACTGTGCGCCGGCATGCTGGCAGAACGCCTGGACTCGCTCTACAAGACGGAGCAGGCGCAGCGCTGTGAGCGGATGCTGGAAGAGGTCCAGTCGAACCTCGCCCGCGAGCGTGCCAGCTCACGCGTCGGCGCGCGAACCCAGGAGCAGTACGACACGATGGTGAACGCGATGCGCGAACTGGAAGGCATCGTGGCCGGACACCAGACCTTCGAAAAGCGGATTACGCGTGCGCGGGAGACACTCGCGGCGCTGGGGGAGCAGGCCGCCTCTTTCCAGGACGAAGTCGCCACCATGAAGGCGTCGTTGCAGATCGTGGATCTCTTTGCGCTGGTGCGCGAGGTGGCGGAAGCCTGGGCCCCGGCGGTGCGGCTCAACGGCGTCGAGGTGACCGCGCGCATCCCCGCGCGTGGTCCGGTGCTGCTGATGGACCGCGGCAGTGTGACGCTGGCTCTCAACAACATCCTCGGCGTGCTGGGACCCCACGTGGGCAAGGGCGATCGTGTCCTCGTCGAGTGTTCGGCCTCCGACGGCCGTGCCGTGATCCTGGTGGCGGATACGGCGGGCAAGGTGGATGGGACCCTGCTCTCGCGCCTCTTCATGCCCTTCGCCCCATCCGGCGTCGGCGACCCGGAATCGGCGCTCTCGGTTGCGGGGGATATCCTGCAGCGGCACGCGGGCGAGATTACCGTCAAGTCGTCTCCGTCGTGGAAGACCATCCTCGCCCTGTCGTTTCCGATTGCGGCCAACTCGGAACGGCGTGGCAAGCGCAGCGATCGCCGCCGCCGGCCGGAGCGGCGTGGCTGATCCGGTCCGAACAGAATCCGTCCATCCCCGTTCGGCACCTCGATTGCCGGGCCTAGATCGCAACATACTATAATATAACAAGTTAGACGGTCCGGCGCCGCGTGGCACGTGGCTTGCGCTCCGGCCCGCGGGAGCCCACCTGGCCGGGGGCCCTGGAAGGTTTATGGACGATATCAACCTGCATGCCCTGGTTCTCGACGCGCTCCGCGACCCCGTCATGGTGGTCGACGGGAGTGGCGAAGTGCTGCTTGCCAACCCCGCCGC from Candidatus Krumholzibacteriia bacterium encodes:
- a CDS encoding GAF domain-containing protein; amino-acid sequence: MEKTQLTVAELSSLLRMIQVIPEADNVGRIHRMLLAFCTAWRTIGVRRAFLMLVDEPAHMVRGHLAAEQTPAGDEPAASSFEALARRVVESTQNADTSDLTLKTRTFTVPLDWQRCGVAKASVTGVPLLADRRMSEFGSDPFFDFFDTGAYIAIPLRVRGKVAAVLAADHGASSQSIAVEDISLVYSMAQQAATAIERLHETSDNARKFRVLRKLQDILAAAEDSRRFGDSLSAMLSMVSRAAGGHGVLLKDLVRNRTTHVKSVDDLERDTRESDIALTNCFDDILDRVAGAGRSLRGDAGHPLLNDEAIQSVRYFLALPLAAGGECLGAVAVYAESRPGGEERTEFPARDRLFLELCAGMLAERLDSLYKTEQAQRCERMLEEVQSNLARERASSRVGARTQEQYDTMVNAMRELEGIVAGHQTFEKRITRARETLAALGEQAASFQDEVATMKASLQIVDLFALVREVAEAWAPAVRLNGVEVTARIPARGPVLLMDRGSVTLALNNILGVLGPHVGKGDRVLVECSASDGRAVILVADTAGKVDGTLLSRLFMPFAPSGVGDPESALSVAGDILQRHAGEITVKSSPSWKTILALSFPIAANSERRGKRSDRRRRPERRG